In Ovis aries strain OAR_USU_Benz2616 breed Rambouillet chromosome 14, ARS-UI_Ramb_v3.0, whole genome shotgun sequence, a single genomic region encodes these proteins:
- the LOC114117819 gene encoding G2/mitotic-specific cyclin-B1-like: MSKCVLRKINAENKAKISMAGAKHVPVAGVATSKPGLRPRTALGDIGNKVSEQPQAKLPLKKVDTPSPSPMETSGCAPAEEYLCQAFSDVILAVSDVDAEDGADPNLCSEYVKDIYAYLRQLEEEQAVKPKYLMGREVTGNMRAILIDWLVQVQMKFRLLQETMYMTVSIIDRFMQDNCVPKKMLQLVGVTAMFVASKYEEMYPPEIGDFAFVTDNTYTKFQIRQMEMKILRALNFSLGRPLPLHFLRRASKIGEVDVELHTLAKYLMELTMLDYDMVHFPPSQIAAGAFCLALKILDNGEWTPTLQHYLSYTEESLLVVMQHLAKNVVMVNRGLSKHMTIKNKYATSKHAKISTLAQLNSALVQDLAKAVAKV; this comes from the coding sequence atgtcaaagtgtgttctgcGGAAGATTAATGCTGAAAATAAGGCGAAGATCAGTATGGCAGGGGCCAAGCACGTGCCTGTGGCCGGTGTTGCAACCTCTAAGCCCGGGCTGAGGCCCCGAACAGCGCTTGGAGACATCGGTAACAAAGTCAGTGAACAACCGCAGGCCAAACTGCCTCTGAAAAAGGTCGATACTCCGTCTCCAAGCCCCATGGAAACATCTGGCTGTGCCCCTGCAGAAGAATATCTGTGTCAGGCTTTCTCAGATGTAATTCTTGCAGTGAGTGATGTGGATGCAGAAGACGGAGCGGATCCAAACCTTTGTAGCGAATATGTAAAAGATATCTATGCTTATCTAAGACAACTTGAGGAAGAGCAAGCAGTCAAACCAAAATACCTAATGGGTCGTGAAGTCACTGGAAACATGAGAGCCATCCTGATTGACTGGCTAGTGCAAGTTCAAATGAAATTCAGGTTACTGCAGGAGACCATGTACATGACTGTTTCCATAATTGATCGGTTCATGCAGGATAACTGTGTGCCCAAGAAGATGCTGCAGCTGGTGGGAGTCACTGCCATGTTTGTTGCAAGCAAATATGAGGAAATGTACCCTCCAGAAATCGGTGACTTTGCCTTTGTGACTGACAACACCTACACCAAGTTTCAAATCAGACAGATGGAAATGAAGATTCTGAGAGCTTTAAATTTTAGTCTGGGTCGCCCTCTACCCCTGCATTTCCTTCGGAGAGCATCTAAGATTGGAGAGGTTGATGTTGAGCTACATACTCTGGCCAAATATTTGATGGAACTAACTATGCTGGACTACGATATGGTGCACTTTCCTCCTTCTCAGATTGCAGCAGGAGCTTTTTGCTTAGCACTGAAAATTCTTGATAATGGTGAATGGACACCAACTCTACAGCATTACCTGTCATACACTGAAGAATCCCTGCTTGTTGTTATGCAACACCTGGCAAAGAATGTGGTCATGGTGAACCGTGGGCTTTCAAAGCACATGACTATCAAGAACAAGTATGCCACATCTAAGCATGCTAAGATCAGCACTCTAGCACAGCTGAATTCTGCACTAGTTCAAGATTTAGCCAAGGCTGTGGCAAAGGTGTAA
- the LOC114117822 gene encoding protein transport protein Sec61 subunit gamma-like → MDQVMQFVEPSRQFVKDSIRLVKRCTKPVRKEFQKIAMATAIGFAIMGFIGFFVKLIHIPINNIIVGG, encoded by the coding sequence ATGGATCAGGTAATGCAGTTCGTTGAGCCAAGTCGGCAGTTTGTGAAAGACTCCATTCGGCTGGTTAAAAGATGCACCAAACCTGTTAGAAAAGAATTCCAGAAGATTGCCATGGCAACAGCAATAGGATTTGCTATAATGGGATTCATTGGCTTTTTTGTGAAATTGATCCATATTCCTATTAATAACATCATTGTTGGTGGCTGA